A genome region from Drosophila simulans strain w501 chromosome 2R, Prin_Dsim_3.1, whole genome shotgun sequence includes the following:
- the LOC6733854 gene encoding uncharacterized protein LOC6733854 — translation MGVTSSQLCSLLTKFTALNGLNTYYFDPKTNAFRGSWKLKIYCAIHHALCVLALAHMSYSTPSNMRVSVTVLTIGGTMACCVKSCWEKAQGIRKLARGLVNMEQKYFAGRPSGLLLKFRYYIKITFGSITLLRIHLIQPIYMRRLLTSQFYLNLGAYWLLYNMLLAAVLGFYFLLWEMCRIQKLINDQMTLILARSGQRNRLAKMQQCLRLYSKLLLLCDQFNSQLGHVAIWVLACKSWFQITYGYEIYQMVAAPKSIDLSTSMRVFVIFSYILDAMNLFVGTDISELFSTFRADSRRILRETSRLDRLLSMFALKLALHPQRVVLLNVFTFDRKLTLTLLAKSTLYTICWLQSDYNKLKA, via the exons ATGGGCGTAACCAGCTCGCAGTTGTGCAGTTTGCTTACAAAGTTTACGGCGCTCAATGGACTAAACACCTACTATTTCGATCCCAAGACGAATGCGTTCAGGGGCTCCTGGAAGCTCAAGATATACTGCGCTATCCATCATGCCCTCTGTGTGCTGGCTCTGGCACACATGTCCTATAGCACCCCTAGTAATATGCGAGTGAGTGTGACTGTTCTGACAATTGGTGGCACCATGGCCTGCTGTGTGAAGTCCTGCTGGGAAAAGGCGCAGGGCATTCGAAAATTGGCGCGCGGACTTGTCAACATGGAGCAGAAGTATTTCGCTGGGAGACCCAGCGGGCTGCTCTTGAAGTTCCGATACTAcataaaaattacttttggtTCGATAACCCTGCTGCGTATCCATTTGATCCAACCGATCTACATGAGGAGACTGCTAACATCGCAATTTTATCTAAATTTGGGAGCGTATTGGCTGCTCTACAACATGCTTTTGGCCGCTGTGCTGGGCTTCTACTTTCTGCTGTGGGAAATGTGTCGCATTCAAAAGCTCATAAATGATCAAATGACGCTCATTTTGGCCAGGTCGGGTCAGAGAAATCGCCTGGCAAAGATGCAGCAATGCCTAAGACTCTACTCCAAGCTTCTACTGCTTTGTGACCAGTTCAATAGTCAGCTTGGACATGTTGCCATTTGGGTTTTGGCCTGCAAGAGCTGGTTCCAGATCACCTATGGCTACGAGATATACCAGATGGTGGCTGCTCCAAAGTCAATTGATTTGAGTACGTCCATGAGAGTGTTTGTAATTTTTAGCTACATTCTGGATGCCATGAACCTATTCGTTGGAACAGACATTTCCGAGCTGTTCAGTACTTTCAGAGCGGACTCTCGACGCATTTTGAGGGAGACCAGTCGCTTGGATCGTTTG CTCTCCATGTTCGCCTTGAAGTTGGCCCTCCATCCCCAGCGGGTCGTCTTACTCAACGTGTTTACCTTTGACCGAAAGCTGACTCTAACGCTGCTGGCCAAGTCGACGTTGTACACAATATGCTGGCTGCAAAGCGACTACAACAAACTCAAGGCGTAG